The following are encoded in a window of Salinibacter ruber DSM 13855 genomic DNA:
- a CDS encoding RNA-guided endonuclease InsQ/TnpB family protein yields MRKTYKYRLYRHERNKHLVRGIELASEVWNHFVALTRRYYEIYDEYPGYYTLKKHLTKLKQRDKGHWYDLNSQALQNVIERLDRAYQRFFEIDSAGRPGFKKREKYTSFTLTQTGWKLLGGNRVRIQNHNYKFVKSRPIKGEIKTVTIKRDACGYLWICFSVEKKPSTPELPRTGRCREGWILDSRTFL; encoded by the coding sequence ATGCGTAAGACGTATAAGTACCGGCTTTATAGACACGAGCGTAACAAACACCTCGTGCGTGGCATTGAGCTTGCGTCGGAGGTGTGGAATCACTTCGTCGCTCTGACTCGCCGGTACTACGAAATCTACGATGAGTATCCAGGCTATTACACGCTCAAGAAGCATCTCACGAAGCTGAAGCAGCGGGACAAGGGCCACTGGTACGACCTCAACTCGCAGGCGCTTCAGAACGTGATTGAGCGCCTAGACCGGGCGTACCAGCGGTTCTTCGAGATCGATTCTGCCGGGCGTCCTGGGTTCAAGAAGCGCGAGAAATACACCTCGTTTACGCTCACGCAGACCGGTTGGAAGCTCCTCGGTGGAAACCGAGTTCGCATCCAAAACCACAACTACAAATTCGTCAAGTCGCGCCCGATCAAGGGCGAGATCAAAACCGTCACGATCAAGCGAGATGCCTGCGGGTATCTCTGGATCTGTTTCTCCGTCGAGAAGAAACCGTCTACCCCTGAACTGCCACGAACAGGTAGGTGCCGAGAGGGCTGGATTTTGGACTCAAGGACTTTCTTGTGA
- a CDS encoding PAS domain S-box protein, whose protein sequence is MDALPTGDLSYLAYLLVFAVAAAGCLAGAWRAHRQVSLPGVRLGLTGLLLASGLWSLCHVGVLLSPGLGLKVAFYEAGLTVGFGTVFAWLWLCSSYSGRALHRRAGVRWAALGIFAAVTLAKLTNRWHGLYFTAEMSTGPFPHLAVEHHVIYWLTSGLSYALAGVGFCMLSEPLRRAQVGGERLAGLFALTALPLGANAVGQATHYLLNLNHEPVGVAAFALGALFVYRERFERTSQAGIQAKPALILSGDGRLRNYNRAAAKLFPALRGGASQEETLQEETPQKGATRRRLEEALPRLARALDGGGLGEKVTVKEPEKRRGLKENGRRSGKKPPEEDGMLQVTAGGGETRYYRPVESQAGPGAGRLVVLQDLSERVLRRRERASRLEAISDSMPGLAFEFWAGPGGKRSVEFIGKEAEAFLGLSSSPEEFYRRFAERVPEGHREEFLQSVEEAVEGRSAWRHEFPFERPDGERVWLLGSAEPNSESSPEGEEVVFWGTLADITGRKRREQELRESRQELRREKRRAESITENVSEGIYRSTEEEGIVYANSAFIEMFGYRDLQELREAGPEALYVDPGRREELIEKEHRDGRLHQEEVRYRRKDGTVFVGLLSSQQVEEEEEGKTYFDGAITDITERKEERRRRKQTVQRVTDAIVEVDSEWRFTLVNDRAEEFYEKAEDNLLGKNFWDVFSQFEGTRFEEVYREVMQSREPTAIEEQYSGTGEWFEVQVYPNEDGGLAFYFEVVTERKKREEALRERQEKLESLYEATNHLLQAEGPEDLSARLSSLIRQSLGYPATTIRLARGGKLVPAHVPDVVQERMPGRPSYDIGGDTPAAEAHRSGETRAFEDLSAEFEAMDRGDVRATAYVPMGRYGLISVGSFEAGGIGPFDLRLVEVLGSYAALVLERLKREEELLTAKKEAEQARKESEEARQEAEEAKEEAEEASRLKSALLANMSHEIRTPLTSIIGFAEMLGREASGLELSEESPLPGYASTIEQSGKRLLETLNGVLNLSKLQAGQMEMEAGPIDLPEQARLAAGELRPDAEEKGIELELETGGGPAVLAEADEGGVQIVIRNLLANAIKYTDEGGVTVRTYREDGDSQEDGQAEKSDQVRKDSWAVLEVEDTGIGMDPEVAEGLFEPFRQASEGLSREYEGTGIGLAVTREAVAQMGGSIEVDTQKGEGTCMTVRLPGAEGGIPTGD, encoded by the coding sequence ATGGACGCGCTCCCCACTGGCGACCTGAGTTATTTAGCGTATTTGCTTGTCTTCGCGGTCGCGGCGGCCGGGTGCTTGGCCGGGGCGTGGCGGGCCCACCGCCAGGTGTCCCTGCCCGGCGTGCGCCTTGGGCTGACCGGGTTGCTTCTGGCCAGCGGCCTGTGGTCTCTCTGCCACGTCGGGGTGCTTCTCTCCCCGGGGCTCGGCTTGAAGGTGGCCTTCTACGAGGCGGGCCTCACCGTTGGCTTCGGGACCGTCTTCGCCTGGCTTTGGCTCTGCTCTTCGTACAGCGGCCGGGCGCTCCACCGGCGGGCGGGCGTCCGGTGGGCCGCGCTTGGCATATTTGCGGCAGTGACTCTTGCGAAGCTGACCAACCGGTGGCACGGCCTCTACTTCACTGCAGAAATGTCCACAGGGCCGTTTCCGCACCTGGCGGTGGAACACCACGTGATCTACTGGCTCACTTCGGGGCTCTCCTACGCGCTGGCGGGGGTGGGCTTCTGTATGCTGTCCGAGCCCCTGCGGCGAGCGCAGGTGGGAGGGGAGAGGTTGGCGGGCCTGTTCGCGCTGACGGCCCTGCCGCTCGGGGCCAACGCGGTCGGGCAGGCCACGCACTACCTCTTGAACCTGAACCACGAGCCGGTCGGGGTGGCGGCGTTTGCCCTCGGGGCGCTGTTTGTCTACCGGGAACGGTTTGAGAGGACTAGCCAGGCGGGCATCCAGGCGAAGCCGGCCCTGATTCTTTCTGGAGATGGCCGCCTGCGGAACTACAACCGGGCGGCCGCCAAGCTCTTCCCGGCGCTCCGGGGAGGAGCCTCTCAGGAAGAGACCCTTCAGGAAGAGACCCCTCAAAAAGGGGCAACAAGACGCCGCCTGGAGGAGGCGCTGCCCCGACTTGCAAGAGCGCTGGATGGAGGGGGGCTGGGTGAGAAGGTGACAGTCAAGGAGCCGGAAAAGAGAAGAGGCTTGAAAGAGAACGGAAGACGTTCCGGAAAGAAGCCCCCCGAAGAGGACGGAATGCTCCAAGTAACGGCTGGTGGGGGAGAGACCCGGTACTACCGGCCGGTCGAGAGCCAGGCAGGGCCGGGGGCCGGTCGGCTGGTGGTCCTGCAGGACTTGAGCGAGCGGGTGCTCCGGCGCCGGGAGCGGGCCTCTCGCCTGGAGGCGATCTCCGACAGCATGCCGGGCCTGGCGTTTGAGTTCTGGGCGGGCCCCGGCGGGAAGCGCTCCGTCGAATTTATCGGCAAGGAGGCGGAGGCTTTCCTCGGCCTCTCCTCAAGTCCGGAGGAGTTCTACAGGCGGTTTGCAGAGCGCGTCCCGGAGGGCCACCGGGAGGAGTTTCTTCAGTCGGTGGAGGAGGCAGTGGAGGGCCGGTCCGCGTGGCGGCATGAGTTTCCGTTCGAGCGGCCGGATGGAGAGCGGGTCTGGCTTCTCGGGTCCGCGGAGCCGAACTCGGAGAGCAGCCCTGAAGGAGAAGAGGTTGTGTTTTGGGGCACCCTCGCCGACATCACCGGGCGGAAACGGCGGGAGCAGGAGCTAAGGGAGAGCCGGCAGGAGCTGCGCAGGGAGAAGCGGCGCGCGGAGTCAATCACCGAGAACGTCTCGGAGGGCATCTACCGCTCGACGGAGGAGGAGGGAATCGTTTACGCCAATTCCGCCTTCATCGAGATGTTTGGCTACCGGGACCTGCAGGAACTGAGGGAGGCTGGGCCGGAGGCCCTCTACGTAGACCCGGGTCGGCGGGAGGAGCTGATCGAGAAAGAACACCGGGACGGCCGGCTCCACCAGGAGGAGGTGCGCTACCGCCGGAAGGACGGGACGGTGTTTGTCGGCCTGCTCAGCAGCCAGCAAGTTGAGGAAGAGGAGGAGGGGAAGACGTACTTCGACGGGGCCATCACCGACATCACCGAGCGGAAGGAAGAGAGGCGCCGCCGGAAGCAAACGGTCCAGCGGGTCACCGACGCAATTGTCGAGGTCGATTCGGAGTGGCGGTTCACGCTCGTCAACGACCGGGCCGAAGAGTTCTACGAGAAGGCTGAAGACAATTTGCTCGGGAAGAACTTCTGGGACGTGTTTTCTCAGTTCGAAGGGACTCGCTTCGAGGAGGTCTACCGCGAGGTGATGCAGTCTAGGGAGCCGACGGCGATCGAGGAGCAGTATTCAGGCACGGGCGAGTGGTTCGAGGTGCAGGTATACCCAAACGAAGATGGAGGCCTTGCCTTCTACTTTGAGGTTGTTACCGAGCGCAAAAAGCGGGAGGAGGCCCTCCGCGAACGTCAGGAAAAGCTCGAAAGCCTCTACGAGGCGACCAATCACCTGCTTCAGGCCGAGGGCCCGGAGGACCTGAGCGCACGGCTTTCGAGCCTCATCCGGCAGTCGCTCGGCTACCCGGCGACGACCATTCGCCTGGCTAGAGGCGGCAAGCTCGTGCCCGCCCACGTGCCGGATGTCGTGCAGGAGCGGATGCCAGGGCGCCCTTCCTACGACATCGGCGGAGACACGCCTGCGGCCGAGGCGCATAGGTCCGGCGAGACGCGCGCCTTCGAGGACCTTTCTGCCGAATTTGAGGCGATGGACCGCGGTGACGTTCGGGCGACGGCGTACGTGCCGATGGGCCGCTACGGGCTTATCTCCGTGGGCAGCTTCGAGGCCGGTGGGATCGGGCCCTTCGACTTGCGTCTGGTGGAGGTGCTCGGGAGCTACGCCGCCCTCGTGCTGGAACGTCTCAAGCGAGAGGAAGAGCTTCTCACGGCGAAAAAAGAAGCGGAGCAGGCAAGGAAGGAATCTGAAGAGGCGAGGCAGGAAGCCGAGGAGGCAAAAGAGGAGGCCGAGGAGGCCAGCCGCCTCAAAAGCGCTTTGCTCGCGAACATGAGCCACGAGATCCGCACGCCGCTGACCTCGATCATCGGCTTCGCCGAGATGCTGGGGCGGGAGGCCTCCGGGCTGGAGCTCTCGGAGGAGAGCCCGCTACCAGGCTACGCCTCTACGATCGAACAGAGCGGAAAGCGTCTTCTGGAGACGCTGAATGGGGTATTGAACCTCTCGAAGCTCCAGGCCGGGCAGATGGAGATGGAGGCCGGCCCGATAGACCTGCCGGAGCAGGCCCGCCTTGCCGCGGGGGAGCTCCGGCCGGATGCGGAGGAGAAGGGAATCGAGCTGGAGCTGGAGACCGGCGGTGGCCCGGCGGTCCTCGCCGAGGCCGACGAGGGGGGCGTGCAGATCGTGATCCGAAACCTCCTGGCCAACGCGATCAAGTACACCGATGAGGGCGGGGTGACGGTGCGCACCTACCGGGAAGACGGGGATTCCCAAGAGGATGGGCAGGCCGAAAAGAGCGATCAGGTACGAAAGGATAGCTGGGCTGTCTTGGAGGTGGAGGACACCGGCATCGGGATGGATCCGGAGGTGGCCGAGGGGCTCTTTGAGCCGTTTCGGCAGGCCTCCGAGGGCCTCAGCCGGGAGTACGAGGGCACCGGCATCGGGCTGGCGGTGACGAGGGAGGCGGTGGCCCAGATGGGCGGCTCCATCGAGGTGGACACCCAGAAAGGGGAGGGCACTTGCATGACCGTCCGGCTGCCGGGGGCGGAAGGCGGAATACCGACAGGCGATTAG
- a CDS encoding IS110 family transposase: MEEPPRRSSTDEFTFALGIDVGKTALELALCNGEKIVARTTVSNDADGHDTLVSWVEDRGGGPEKTCVCMEASGDFEKAIARRLYEEDYRVSVVNPRRIKGYASSQLQRTKTDSADAALIARFGRREDPRPWEPPSAAESRLQELTRARQALQKEKTRTQNRLDEAEDEAVRRAHQNLLDEIEQQIEDLEEEIEDHVEEDPKLKDRCSLLDTIPGIGLQTAAIVVSELGSPERFESARQAAAYAGLVPSHHQSGTSVRGNPRMSKVGNGRLRRAMYFPAMTALRFNSAVKAFGNRLKERGKEKMVVIGAAMRKLLHICYGVLKSGRPFDPSLHPGT; encoded by the coding sequence ATGGAAGAACCACCGAGACGTTCGAGCACCGATGAATTTACTTTTGCTCTGGGAATTGACGTTGGTAAGACAGCTCTGGAACTGGCCTTGTGCAACGGCGAGAAAATCGTCGCGAGAACGACCGTTTCCAACGATGCGGACGGCCACGATACCCTGGTGAGTTGGGTCGAAGATCGAGGAGGCGGGCCGGAGAAGACCTGCGTGTGTATGGAGGCTAGTGGCGACTTCGAAAAGGCCATTGCTCGTCGTCTCTACGAGGAAGACTACCGAGTCAGCGTCGTCAATCCGAGGCGGATCAAGGGGTATGCGTCAAGCCAACTGCAGCGAACGAAGACCGATTCTGCCGATGCGGCCTTGATCGCTCGTTTCGGCAGACGGGAGGATCCAAGGCCTTGGGAGCCGCCTTCAGCGGCGGAGAGCCGGCTTCAAGAGCTTACTCGGGCTCGCCAGGCCCTCCAAAAAGAGAAGACGCGGACGCAAAATCGATTGGATGAGGCAGAGGACGAGGCAGTGCGCCGGGCCCACCAGAATCTCCTCGACGAGATCGAACAACAGATTGAGGATCTGGAGGAAGAGATCGAAGACCACGTCGAGGAGGATCCAAAGCTGAAGGATCGATGCTCACTCCTGGACACGATACCGGGCATAGGCCTTCAAACTGCTGCGATCGTCGTAAGCGAGCTCGGCTCTCCCGAGCGATTCGAGAGTGCCCGCCAGGCAGCAGCGTATGCAGGCCTCGTGCCGAGCCATCATCAGTCGGGCACCTCCGTCCGTGGCAACCCTCGAATGTCGAAGGTCGGTAATGGGCGCCTGCGGCGAGCGATGTACTTTCCAGCGATGACGGCGCTACGGTTCAACTCAGCGGTGAAGGCGTTCGGCAATCGTCTCAAAGAGCGAGGGAAAGAGAAGATGGTCGTGATTGGAGCGGCGATGCGGAAGCTCTTGCACATATGCTATGGGGTTCTCAAATCCGGTCGTCCCTTCGATCCCTCGCTGCATCCTGGGACCTGA
- a CDS encoding RNA-guided endonuclease InsQ/TnpB family protein gives MTSDGEKIQAPELLRKSLEEVQDLHKKLSRKERGSNNRKEAKRRLAKKYRQIDNQRKDFHFKLARRLFSRYDVVYIEELNVGAMKELWGRKVSDLGFASFVKILEHVAQKEGKEVRKIDRWFPSSQTCSDCSHRYEDLSLEERTWTCEECGSLHDRDLNAARNVLERALSSAEAGVRPSGAAARDATSK, from the coding sequence GTGACTTCCGATGGAGAGAAGATTCAGGCTCCAGAGCTGCTCAGGAAAAGCCTGGAAGAGGTCCAGGACCTTCACAAGAAGCTTTCTCGCAAAGAACGTGGCTCCAACAATCGAAAGGAGGCGAAACGCCGGCTGGCGAAGAAGTACCGCCAGATTGACAACCAGCGGAAAGACTTCCACTTCAAGCTCGCCCGCAGGCTCTTCTCCCGATACGACGTTGTTTATATTGAGGAGCTCAACGTCGGAGCGATGAAAGAGCTTTGGGGAAGGAAAGTAAGTGATCTCGGCTTCGCTTCCTTCGTCAAGATTCTGGAGCACGTTGCCCAAAAAGAGGGCAAAGAAGTCCGCAAGATTGACCGCTGGTTTCCCTCCTCGCAGACGTGCTCCGACTGTAGCCACAGATACGAAGACCTGTCGCTTGAGGAACGAACTTGGACTTGTGAAGAATGCGGTTCCTTGCATGATCGTGATTTGAATGCAGCACGAAATGTACTGGAGAGGGCCCTCTCCAGCGCGGAAGCGGGCGTAAGACCGTCAGGGGCGGCGGCCCGCGATGCTACGAGCAAGTAG